Proteins from a single region of Lysinibacillus sp. JNUCC-52:
- a CDS encoding Imm43 family immunity protein, producing MSYYMIVKDNVKSPIFLKGVIHESFDETKYNEGMGYEWNKIFFQKQEMPKDLWLITNNKIEFDYYEGFNGHIISSDFITLMNQVNTLLKYVTSNLQIVSSKGKSKVKKPYYFIKYYNREDFVDYEKSEFTKRSVSGNRLFDINFMVEKYQKIVLQENDRDVFCLNDLKLARYLFCSERFKQLCEEKQMKGIQFLELEDVPQYFSSYDR from the coding sequence ATGAGTTATTATATGATAGTTAAGGATAATGTAAAGTCGCCTATTTTTTTGAAGGGCGTTATTCACGAATCATTTGATGAAACAAAATACAATGAGGGAATGGGATATGAATGGAATAAAATCTTTTTTCAAAAACAAGAAATGCCAAAAGATTTATGGTTAATTACTAATAATAAAATTGAATTTGACTATTATGAGGGTTTTAATGGTCATATTATCAGTAGTGATTTTATTACATTGATGAATCAAGTAAATACTTTACTAAAGTATGTTACATCAAACCTACAAATTGTTAGTTCAAAGGGAAAATCTAAAGTAAAGAAACCCTATTATTTTATTAAGTACTATAATAGAGAAGATTTCGTTGATTACGAAAAGTCAGAGTTTACAAAAAGAAGTGTTTCAGGAAATAGGTTATTTGACATAAATTTTATGGTTGAAAAATATCAAAAAATTGTTCTACAAGAAAATGATAGAGACGTGTTTTGTTTGAATGATTTAAAATTAGCAAGATATCTATTTTGTTCAGAAAGGTTTAAGCAACTTTGTGAAGAAAAACAAATGAAAGGAATTCAATTTTTAGAATTAGAAGATGTTCCTCAATATTTTTCTTCATATGATCGATAA
- a CDS encoding PoNi-like cognate immunity protein, translated as MRDHLCIEEKCREEIEYHKEFIAENREDIRNLEEDTKNGIQRKSKDNKSRIEASYLRTFKYEMEDIRAKYSLGEDISAIEKDFHNAIYDLEHTGTREVGYLSILWTISLGILLETDKKNIERLSKVVEKKEISDSVIDFLLYASNIGHTKITNDYYKVNPYAKTKEIIELAQTDKKEASKRLQTYMEKEWFKGHYDYDWKNAHKEPGYVGFWSFETAALAKILELDDTSLINNNHYPYDLAHYKNEMKFKQISLSDYDNEQEIEELEIIEGIENNPLLEKVIPPIWHSFVNELIHDYKVMDDSSFYEKYKKSIGLDQIWFLLQEYKEENKRKNLLGSLIVFAMVEKGYILQLDYKEDLEDYDSSMKNEWNTKTKLVQFILNNDQNYFAWVPADANVEALYEVFIKDVK; from the coding sequence ATGAGGGATCATCTATGTATAGAAGAAAAATGTAGAGAAGAAATTGAATATCATAAAGAATTTATAGCTGAAAATAGGGAGGATATCAGAAATTTAGAGGAGGATACCAAAAATGGTATTCAAAGAAAATCCAAAGACAATAAAAGTCGTATAGAAGCGAGTTATTTAAGGACTTTTAAATATGAGATGGAAGATATTAGGGCGAAATATTCTTTAGGAGAAGATATTAGTGCAATAGAAAAAGACTTTCATAATGCAATTTATGATTTAGAGCATACAGGGACTAGGGAAGTTGGATATTTAAGTATTCTTTGGACGATTTCTTTAGGAATCCTATTAGAAACGGATAAAAAGAATATAGAAAGATTAAGTAAGGTGGTTGAGAAAAAAGAAATAAGCGATTCAGTGATTGATTTTTTATTATATGCTAGTAATATCGGACATACTAAAATCACTAATGATTATTATAAAGTAAATCCCTATGCAAAAACAAAAGAAATTATAGAACTTGCGCAAACCGATAAGAAAGAAGCATCTAAAAGATTACAAACGTATATGGAGAAAGAATGGTTTAAAGGTCATTATGATTACGATTGGAAGAATGCACACAAGGAGCCTGGATATGTAGGGTTTTGGAGCTTTGAAACAGCAGCGCTAGCGAAGATACTAGAACTTGATGATACAAGCCTAATAAATAATAATCACTATCCATATGACTTGGCACATTACAAGAATGAAATGAAATTCAAGCAGATTTCCCTCAGTGACTACGACAATGAACAAGAGATTGAGGAACTTGAAATAATAGAAGGAATTGAAAATAATCCTTTATTGGAAAAGGTTATTCCACCAATATGGCACTCATTTGTCAATGAATTGATACATGATTATAAGGTTATGGATGATAGTAGTTTTTATGAAAAATACAAAAAATCTATAGGGTTAGACCAAATCTGGTTCTTATTACAAGAATATAAAGAAGAAAATAAGCGAAAAAATCTCTTGGGAAGTTTAATTGTTTTTGCAATGGTCGAAAAAGGATATATATTGCAATTAGATTATAAAGAAGATTTGGAAGATTACGATTCAAGTATGAAAAATGAGTGGAATACAAAAACAAAGTTAGTTCAATTTATATTAAATAATGATCAGAATTATTTTGCATGGGTACCAGCGGATGCCAATGTTGAAGCGTTGTATGAAGTATTTATTAAAGATGTCAAATAA
- a CDS encoding imm11 family protein: MNYYKLANVYERDVFFSYADNNTFVRFDLEKGIEYPSNGRLYYSIDKIDSYLDKYDVLPTIGGELVSLKLKKLIERLGTDCQFIPAVITSTNTGEINESFFVLNVLNLIPCLDMKKSEYRPLIKSLPDGPIKLLSIKYVPNSLIGHHIVRMKEYAGNIIVDDLFIRACKEEKIKGIMFVKEGSTQRPDFVEI, translated from the coding sequence ATGAATTATTATAAGTTAGCTAACGTTTACGAACGAGATGTCTTTTTTTCTTATGCTGATAATAATACGTTTGTAAGGTTTGATTTGGAAAAAGGTATTGAGTATCCTTCGAATGGGAGACTTTACTATTCAATAGATAAAATTGATAGTTATTTAGACAAGTATGATGTTTTGCCTACGATAGGGGGAGAATTAGTAAGTTTAAAACTAAAAAAGTTGATAGAGAGACTAGGTACAGATTGTCAGTTCATTCCTGCAGTAATAACATCAACAAATACTGGTGAAATCAACGAATCCTTTTTTGTCTTGAATGTATTAAATTTGATTCCTTGTTTAGATATGAAGAAATCGGAATACAGACCATTGATAAAATCCTTACCTGATGGGCCAATTAAACTATTGTCTATAAAGTATGTACCTAATTCTCTGATTGGGCATCATATTGTACGAATGAAAGAATATGCAGGAAATATTATTGTTGATGATCTATTTATAAGAGCATGTAAAGAAGAAAAGATAAAAGGAATAATGTTTGTGAAAGAAGGAAGTACACAAAGACCGGATTTTGTCGAAATTTAG